One Triticum dicoccoides isolate Atlit2015 ecotype Zavitan chromosome 5B, WEW_v2.0, whole genome shotgun sequence genomic window carries:
- the LOC119307837 gene encoding ATP synthase subunit a-like yields MDNFIQNLPGAYPETPLDQFAIIPIIDLHVGNFYLSFTNEVLYMLLTVVLVVFLFFVVTKKGGGKSVPNAWQSLVELIYDFVLNLVNEQIGGLSGNVKQKFFPRISVTFTFSLFRNPQGMIPFSFTVKSHFLITLALSFSIFIGITIVGFQRHGLHFFSFLLPAGVPLPLAPFLVLLELISYCFRALSLGIRLFANMMAGHSLVKILSGFAWTMLFLNNIFYFIGDLGPLFIVLALTGLELGVAISQAHVSTISICIYLNDSTNLHQNESFHN; encoded by the coding sequence ATGGATAATTTTATCCAGAATCTGCCTGGTGCCTACCCGGAAACCCCATTGGATCAATTTGCCATTATCCCAATAATTGATCTTCATGTGGGCAACTTTTATTTATCATTTACAAATGAAGTCTTGTATATGCTGCTCACTGTCGTTTTggtcgtttttcttttttttgttgttaCGAAAAAGGGAGGTGGAAAGTCAGTGCCAAATGCATGGCAATCCTTGGTCGAGCTTATTTATGATTTCGTGCTGAACCTGGTAAACGAACAAATAGGTGGTCTTTCCGGAAATGTGAAACAAAAGTTTTTCCCTCGCATCTCGGTCACTTTTACTTTTTCGTTATTTCGTAATCCCCAGGGTATGATACCCTTTAGCTTCACAGTGAAAAGTCATTTTCTCATTACTTTGGctctttcattttccatttttatagGCATTACGATCGTTGGATTTCAAAGACATGGGCTTCATTTTTTTAGCTTCTTATTACCTGCGGGAGTCCCACTGCCATTAGCACCTTTCTTAGTACTCCTTGAGCTAATCTCTTATTGTTTTCGTGCATTAAGCTTAGGAATACGTTTATTTGCTAATATGATGGCCGGTCATAGTTTAGTAAAGATTTTAAGTGGGTTTGCTTGGACTATGCTATTTCTGAATAATATTTTCTATTTCATAGGAGATCTTGGTCCCTTATTTATAGTTCTAGCATTAACCGGTCTGGAATTAGGTGTAGCTATATCACAAGCTCATGTTTCTACGATCTCAATTTGTATTTACTTGAATGATTCTACAAATCTCCATCAAAATGAGTCATTTCATAATTGA